One genomic segment of Belonocnema kinseyi isolate 2016_QV_RU_SX_M_011 chromosome 2, B_treatae_v1, whole genome shotgun sequence includes these proteins:
- the LOC117167449 gene encoding uncharacterized protein LOC117167449 produces MDRAHIKCGKKVADSISTAKNFRASSTSVSTLATKFSPLYVSSAYSSSSSVSSFSSSCPSISEFRSKFNRYEEDYHNAMPSYLTTGSKKTKTLGKKEPRSEDINRKEYRALHSYKDKDTKMQKEDEIHTKEEGKEKNPWCRMIWDKLMKKDKESKNEQKKKSYNPTKPISTFASSGTGRVTCNRDLVEDGSKLFQVVWRCSTCTSLNHSSLPTCEECGMIRAPERSEWMKRGIKYDKHS; encoded by the exons ATGGATCGTGCCCACATTAAATGTGGAAAGAAAGTGGCAGATTCTATTTCAACAGCTAAAAATTTTCGAGCTTCTTCAACTTCTGTTTCTACTTTAGCAACTAAATTCTCTCCATTGTATGTGTCTTCCGCTTATTCTTCTTCCTCTTCGgtatcttctttttcttcttcctgTCCTTCGATCTCGGAATTTCGCTCTAAATTCAATAGATATGAAGAAGATTATCATAATGCAATGCCCTCATATTTAACCACAG GAAGcaagaaaacaaaaactcttGGCAAAAAGGAACCGAGGAGTGAAGACATAAATAGGAAAGAATACAGGGCATTACACAGTTACAAAGATAAGGatacaaaaatgcaaaaagaagatGAAATACATACGAAAGAAGAAGGTAAGGAAAAAAATCCATGGTGCAGGATGATATGGGATAAGTTGATGAAGAAAGACAAAGAATCGAAAAACGAACAGAAGAAGAAATCATATAATCCAACGAAACCTATTTCGACTTTTGCATCTTCGGGTACAGGACGAGTTACTTGTAATAGAGATCTTGTTGAGGACGGTTCTAAACTTTTTCAAGTTGTGTGGAGATGTTCAACATGCACTTCACTCAATCATTCATCACTTCCAACTTGCGAGGAGTGCGGCATGATTAGGGCTCCAGAAAGATCCGAATGGATGAAAAGGGGAATAAAGTATGATAAAcattcttaa
- the LOC117168037 gene encoding uncharacterized protein LOC117168037 isoform X2, with amino-acid sequence MEKEAMDTSSETADENQEKFHGSHNFPPPPVVRVPVKHANLGIRSHSMDMSTMVELTSFSTLGKIQPFLVTISTTAALLVDLHCHLTDKEVCGYLGGHWDVNAHTLSILGAFPCRYAGKDRSAAAAVEAEIARAMEWKRMILVGWYHSHPRTHASPSLRDVDSQLDYQIKMKGPSDNGYTPCVGLICSPYNTDGNCYESNFNIFWSLPPPENRPHEYPRPMLLSYTLSQEHFLAQDALDEIKKCIEYYKLEGGIDFKAIFSGSATYLERLRSSLQSKLPGRNRTNGSYWEVIREMICPGSVDGSSDAFVMKFPLATEQLLQSSSLNPAGNVFLAPVNFKPENTSTVASITKQFASHHHQGKDSSSESNLLKHDILKQQSHHLQPDSIPSFRAGELTVSLKNSKNDYEYTPTDFSKTLNSSSMDPGKSRASDYPLTDCLTQQMAKFPDLSKLANFSPSELAKLSGFSFNDFTKASSSYVRNIANLFGPLGKSSDMQDGNDRRSSDYPSMDSISSSYKISSSPPSLQEQNRNVMEDYGGERKKDLGESSNYSMMSEDLSMSNLKPDFGAMLDMSTKKHHSDLGDTLNLSKDR; translated from the exons atggaaaaggaagCTATGGATACTAGTAGCGAAACAGCAGATGAAAATCAGGAAAAGTTTCATGGTTCCCATAACTTCCCCCCTCCCCCTGTAGTACGTGTACCAGTAAAACATGCTAATCTTGGCATTCGGAGTCATTCTAT GGATATGAGCACCATGGTGGAACTGACGTCCTTTAGTACCTTAGGAAAAATACAGCCATTTCTAGTCACAATTTCCACAACCGCAGCTCTTCTTGTTGATCTGCACTGCCATTTAACTGACAAAGAAGTCTGTGGTTACTTGGGAGGACACTGGGACGTCAATGCTCAta CTCTTTCGATATTGGGAGCATTTCCATGTCGATATGCTGGCAAGGATAGATCTGCAGCCGCTGCAGTAGAAGCAGAAATTGCACGAGCCATGGAATGGAAAAGAATGATATTAGTGGGCTGGTATCACTCTCATCCTCGAACTCATGCTTCCCCATCTTTAAGGGATGTGGATTCACAACTTGACTATCAAATCAAGATGAAAGGCCCAAGTGATAATGGTTACACCCCTTGTGTTGGACTAATCTGCT CTCCTTACAATACTGATGGAAATTGTTATGAGTCCAACTTCAATATATTTTGGTCTTTACCTCCGCCAGAAAATAGACCCCACGAATATCCACGGCCAATGCTTTTAAGCTACACATTATCACAGGAACACTTCCTTGCTCAAGATGCTTTAGATGAAATT aaaaaatgtatcgaATATTACAAACTGGAAGGTGGGATCGACTTTAAAGCAATATTCAGCGGCAGTGCAACTTATCTCGAAAGGTTGAGG AGTTCTTTGCAATCTAAACTTCCTGGGCGAAATCGAACAAACGGATCATATTGGGAAGTGATCAGAGAAATGATTTGTCCTGGATCAGTCGACGGTTCTTCGGACGCATTCGTGATGAAATTCCCCCTCGCCACCGAACAACTTCTACAATCTAGTTCCCTGAATCCCGCAGGAAATGTTTTTCTTGCACCAGTAAATTTCAAACCCGAAAACACCAGCACAGTTGCTTCCATAACAAAGCAGTTTGCATCCCATCACCACCAAGGAAAAGATTCCTCTTCAGAAAGCAACCTGCTCAAACATGACATTCTGAAACAACAATCTCATCATCTCCAACCTGATTCGATACCCTCTTTCAGAGCGGGTGAACTTACGGTTTCcctaaaaaattccaagaacgATTACGAATATACACCAACCGACTTTTCAAAGACTCTCAATTCCTCAAGTATGGACCCGGGAAAATCGAGAGCATCGGATTATCCACTGACTGATTGTTTAACCCAGCAGATGGCGAAATTCCCAGATTTATCGAAGCTTGCAAATTTTTCGCCGAGTGAGTTGGCCAAACTTTCGGGATTCTCTTTCAATGATTTTACGAAGGCATCTTCCTCATACGTGAGAAATATCGCCAATCTTTTTGGCCCACTTGGCAAAAGTTCGGACATGCAGGATGGAAATGATAGAAGATCTAGTGATTATCCTTCCATGGATTCGATTTCAAGTTCCTATAAAATCTCCTCTTCTCCCCCATCGTTGCAGGAACAAAATAGAAATGTGATGGAGGATTATGGGGGAGAGAGGAAAAAGGATTTGGGGGAAAGTTCAAATTATAGTATGATGTCGGAGGACTTGTCCATGTCGAATTTGAAGCCTGACTTTGGTGCAATGCTGGATATGAGTACTAAAAAACATCATTCGGATTTGGGCGATACCTTGAATCTCTCGAAGGACCGTTGA
- the LOC117168037 gene encoding uncharacterized protein LOC117168037 isoform X1 produces MEKEAMDTSSETADENQEKFHGSHNFPPPPVVRVPVKHANLGIRSHSMDTFVGSRSQTSFTSWSSIHSRDMSTMVELTSFSTLGKIQPFLVTISTTAALLVDLHCHLTDKEVCGYLGGHWDVNAHTLSILGAFPCRYAGKDRSAAAAVEAEIARAMEWKRMILVGWYHSHPRTHASPSLRDVDSQLDYQIKMKGPSDNGYTPCVGLICSPYNTDGNCYESNFNIFWSLPPPENRPHEYPRPMLLSYTLSQEHFLAQDALDEIKKCIEYYKLEGGIDFKAIFSGSATYLERLRSSLQSKLPGRNRTNGSYWEVIREMICPGSVDGSSDAFVMKFPLATEQLLQSSSLNPAGNVFLAPVNFKPENTSTVASITKQFASHHHQGKDSSSESNLLKHDILKQQSHHLQPDSIPSFRAGELTVSLKNSKNDYEYTPTDFSKTLNSSSMDPGKSRASDYPLTDCLTQQMAKFPDLSKLANFSPSELAKLSGFSFNDFTKASSSYVRNIANLFGPLGKSSDMQDGNDRRSSDYPSMDSISSSYKISSSPPSLQEQNRNVMEDYGGERKKDLGESSNYSMMSEDLSMSNLKPDFGAMLDMSTKKHHSDLGDTLNLSKDR; encoded by the exons atggaaaaggaagCTATGGATACTAGTAGCGAAACAGCAGATGAAAATCAGGAAAAGTTTCATGGTTCCCATAACTTCCCCCCTCCCCCTGTAGTACGTGTACCAGTAAAACATGCTAATCTTGGCATTCGGAGTCATTCTAT GGACACGTTCGTAGGTTCACGTTCGCAAACGAGCTTCACGTCGTGGTCATCCATCCATTCCAGGGATATGAGCACCATGGTGGAACTGACGTCCTTTAGTACCTTAGGAAAAATACAGCCATTTCTAGTCACAATTTCCACAACCGCAGCTCTTCTTGTTGATCTGCACTGCCATTTAACTGACAAAGAAGTCTGTGGTTACTTGGGAGGACACTGGGACGTCAATGCTCAta CTCTTTCGATATTGGGAGCATTTCCATGTCGATATGCTGGCAAGGATAGATCTGCAGCCGCTGCAGTAGAAGCAGAAATTGCACGAGCCATGGAATGGAAAAGAATGATATTAGTGGGCTGGTATCACTCTCATCCTCGAACTCATGCTTCCCCATCTTTAAGGGATGTGGATTCACAACTTGACTATCAAATCAAGATGAAAGGCCCAAGTGATAATGGTTACACCCCTTGTGTTGGACTAATCTGCT CTCCTTACAATACTGATGGAAATTGTTATGAGTCCAACTTCAATATATTTTGGTCTTTACCTCCGCCAGAAAATAGACCCCACGAATATCCACGGCCAATGCTTTTAAGCTACACATTATCACAGGAACACTTCCTTGCTCAAGATGCTTTAGATGAAATT aaaaaatgtatcgaATATTACAAACTGGAAGGTGGGATCGACTTTAAAGCAATATTCAGCGGCAGTGCAACTTATCTCGAAAGGTTGAGG AGTTCTTTGCAATCTAAACTTCCTGGGCGAAATCGAACAAACGGATCATATTGGGAAGTGATCAGAGAAATGATTTGTCCTGGATCAGTCGACGGTTCTTCGGACGCATTCGTGATGAAATTCCCCCTCGCCACCGAACAACTTCTACAATCTAGTTCCCTGAATCCCGCAGGAAATGTTTTTCTTGCACCAGTAAATTTCAAACCCGAAAACACCAGCACAGTTGCTTCCATAACAAAGCAGTTTGCATCCCATCACCACCAAGGAAAAGATTCCTCTTCAGAAAGCAACCTGCTCAAACATGACATTCTGAAACAACAATCTCATCATCTCCAACCTGATTCGATACCCTCTTTCAGAGCGGGTGAACTTACGGTTTCcctaaaaaattccaagaacgATTACGAATATACACCAACCGACTTTTCAAAGACTCTCAATTCCTCAAGTATGGACCCGGGAAAATCGAGAGCATCGGATTATCCACTGACTGATTGTTTAACCCAGCAGATGGCGAAATTCCCAGATTTATCGAAGCTTGCAAATTTTTCGCCGAGTGAGTTGGCCAAACTTTCGGGATTCTCTTTCAATGATTTTACGAAGGCATCTTCCTCATACGTGAGAAATATCGCCAATCTTTTTGGCCCACTTGGCAAAAGTTCGGACATGCAGGATGGAAATGATAGAAGATCTAGTGATTATCCTTCCATGGATTCGATTTCAAGTTCCTATAAAATCTCCTCTTCTCCCCCATCGTTGCAGGAACAAAATAGAAATGTGATGGAGGATTATGGGGGAGAGAGGAAAAAGGATTTGGGGGAAAGTTCAAATTATAGTATGATGTCGGAGGACTTGTCCATGTCGAATTTGAAGCCTGACTTTGGTGCAATGCTGGATATGAGTACTAAAAAACATCATTCGGATTTGGGCGATACCTTGAATCTCTCGAAGGACCGTTGA